One Betaproteobacteria bacterium DNA segment encodes these proteins:
- a CDS encoding class I SAM-dependent methyltransferase has translation MAEPLIRDVSDTAFWIAHHRALESERADALFRDPFAARLAGERGGEIAVSMPNSRIIGWTIVIRTCIIDDFIRAAIGEGVDTVLNLGAGLDTRPYRMNLPASLHWIEADYPHIIEYKESRLAHETPRCRLERVRIDLAGRPARQKLFSRVNAQANRILVLTEGVVPYLSVEEAALLADDLRALDRVRYWLVDNFSPEAMKFRHRKGLGQKMQNAPFKFAPGDWFGFFRQHGWQSKEIRWLADEGERLRRPIPLPPLAKVAVKFWGLFLSKERRDALRKFAGYVLLEPC, from the coding sequence ATGGCCGAGCCCCTGATCAGAGACGTCTCCGATACCGCATTCTGGATCGCGCATCATCGTGCGCTCGAATCCGAACGGGCCGACGCGCTGTTCCGCGACCCGTTTGCCGCCCGCCTGGCGGGAGAGCGCGGCGGGGAAATAGCGGTGTCGATGCCCAACTCGCGCATCATCGGTTGGACGATCGTGATCCGGACCTGCATCATCGACGACTTCATCCGGGCTGCAATCGGCGAAGGCGTCGACACCGTCCTCAACCTCGGCGCGGGACTGGATACGCGTCCGTACCGAATGAACCTGCCGGCATCGCTGCACTGGATAGAAGCCGACTATCCCCACATCATCGAGTACAAGGAAAGCCGGTTGGCGCACGAGACCCCGCGCTGCCGTCTGGAGCGCGTGAGGATCGATCTCGCCGGCCGTCCGGCGCGGCAGAAACTGTTTTCCCGCGTCAATGCTCAAGCTAACAGGATTCTGGTTCTCACCGAAGGCGTCGTTCCTTATCTGAGCGTCGAGGAGGCGGCGTTGCTGGCGGACGACCTCAGAGCCCTGGATCGTGTCCGCTATTGGCTGGTGGATAACTTTTCCCCCGAGGCGATGAAGTTCCGCCACCGCAAAGGGCTGGGGCAGAAGATGCAAAATGCCCCGTTCAAGTTTGCGCCTGGCGACTGGTTCGGTTTCTTCCGGCAGCACGGGTGGCAATCCAAAGAGATCCGCTGGCTGGCCGACGAAGGCGAGCGCCTGCGCCGGCCGATCCCGCTACCCCCGCTTGCCAAGGTTGCAGTGAAATTCTGGGGCCTTTTCCTGTCGAAGGAGCGGAGGGACGCTCTGCGAAAATTCGCGGGTTATGTATTACTGGAGCCCTGCTGA